DNA sequence from the Vicia villosa cultivar HV-30 ecotype Madison, WI linkage group LG3, Vvil1.0, whole genome shotgun sequence genome:
AATCGAATTTGAAACTTTTAAacaatatcttaagtctttaccactagaCCAATATGTAATTCCCTAGATttctaataatattaaataattctgaatttaaaacaaaattacaaaacttGTACCAATGGGATCTCAAACCTAAGTCTgataaatgataatcattttacaactagacaaatcaatttctattgttaatattcttaatgataaatatttaacttaataatttagaaaaaacatttacttatttcaaatagcatacaaataaatatttactaatttaaaataatacacaaatttaaaaataaaatgtaaatcatcaatatatttaatcaattaaaaaaaattatcatatgtaattgaaattaaataacacaaaaataaatatttactaaatttaaactaattcaaattaaataataattaattaatttaatagtaattcaaaattaattgttaaaatatttaatcaatttaaattaaataatcaaataatttttaaaattatttacttaattcaaactaaatagtgatcaattagtttaatagtaatttaattaaatatttatttatttatttctatttgattaattatatttaaggtttatattttattaattttatttttaaatttttgtattatttaaaattagtaaatatttctttgtttgttatttgaaataagtaaatgtttGATCTGAGTTATTAACTTAAAATTCATTATTAAGAATATTAACAGTAGAAATTTATTTGTCTAGTTGGAAAATGATaatcatttaacttgaacggACTTGGTTCGAGAGTCTATtggtataaattttatattttagttttaaattcAGAGTTATTTAATATTACTAGAAATCATAagaattatttgtcatgaatgtacatttgactagtggtaaagacttaagatGTTGGTTAAAGTCCTAGGTTCAATTccatataaaaacaattttagctttttataattgaaaaattaatttagtatttaaaaaatgaaaataaaaaataaaagtcaatgtGACAGTCCGTCtctattaaattttgtaagaaattaaatcgagttttttttatgAAGGACTAATTTAAATTGTGTAatttttataaacgactaaaatggatcttcaatcttctatttatttttaaaatcatacaaaaagttcatatataataatttgttaCATTTCTTAAATGAcacataatttaaaaatgaacatTTGAATTTAAAACATGAAGTCtaattacaaaaatatataaaataaaggagaccaaaatcataatcaaacctataatttattattatttttcaaacatGTTATTTATAACTACAagtgttttaaaaaccaaacCGACCGATCGGATCAAAAACCGGTCAAATAATCGATCTGATTCAATTGCTGGATCGAATATGTCATTGAAACGGACAAAACTGATATGAATCGATCAAAACCGATGTAAATCGAAAAAAACGGCGATTTAagtgtatttttaattttttttattttaaaaaaaataaaaaatgtcattttgattatgttaatgaaaaattaaaatacaaataaaagaaataagataaaaaaataaaaaataaaaataaagatgttgCGGATGTGGTTAATTTTGTTCAGATgattttaatattgaaaaaaGAGATTCCAACATTCAAACAATTTTACCTTccatgaaattaaatttagtactATTTTTCCTTCCaattatactttgtaattttgtactattttgtcaTGTGTGATacatatgtttaaaatttgaatttaaattatgaatttatgaatttatttatggtatgatattttcaaaaaatttaagtgttaGTTATATTTTGTAAAGACTTAATCATTCAGTTCGACAGgttttatatttatatagttttgttataacgaccagTCTATTCAACCGAATTATCAGATTtaatccggtttagtcatgcggttcaacCAGTGACTctgtggttcgaccaataaaccagtgacccaataTCCTCACCGATTTGATGTCCGGtcatatttttaaaacattaataaatactacCAATGTATCtttaaataatatgaaaatttaaaattatatatacagtagaaactctttaaattaatactcggtaaattaataaactctctaaaataataaatttgtccggtcccgacttgggccaatgtaaaaaattgaaaaactcgataaaataataagataataatttttcgggagatccctttataattttcggtcccaagaaaatcataaattaataattcatagaaACTGAACAAAATATATTACACTCTATTGAAATATAATTCAATAATTGTCTGTTTTACTTTAAAGTTCAAGTCTATTTGGAACTCATCTCTAACTTTTCTTATTGCATCCAATAGCATATGAACACAATAGTTACTAATTTACGTTGAGTCCTAAGGTTCGTTGCAACGTAATACTAGACATAGACTAATTTGCCTTTTTGTTTGGTATGTATAGTATAATTACTTAAAAACTCTTTAaagtaataattattaatttatcgataaattaataactttctaaattaataaatttctccGGTCCcgacattattaatttaaagagtttctatGTATGTATAAAATAGACATGATAAATtttaccaaaaaaataaataaatagacttGTTAAATTTGAGTCGGCACTTAAAATGAAAGCGAAGGGGAGGGAGATTTCATCATCAAAACATTGGATAAGAAGAGGGAGGTTGTATAGTAGTATTTCACCATCAAATGATTTCTCTATAAATATGAAAGAGGAACGTCTCAAGTCATACAACCAACCTACTATTCTCATCTGGCTTAAACTTACATTCTCTCTCTCTACCAATTATTAAgtcaattatctttcaaaatgTCTCCACTACCAAATTTGGATACTTCCAGAATTTCAACGGTGGTTCCTGCAACTCCGCGaggtgaagaaaaaagtgagtaTAACCTAAACTACATGGACTTGTTAATGAAACTCCACTATATTCGATCCATTCATTTATTCGATTCTGAAGCGGTTCAAGATCTCTCATTTTCCGATTTTAAACCGCCTATGTTTCCTTTGCTGGATTCATGCTCGCATGTTGCGGGTCGGGTTAGAATATCGGAATCGGGAAGACCGTTTATCAAGTGCAACGACGCCGGTGTTCGAATCGCGGAGTGGCAGTGTGAGAAAAGTTTGCGTGAATGGATGGATGAAAAGGAGTATTCCATTGATGGACTCGTACATGATCATGTGATTGGTCCTGATGTTGAGTTTTCTCCTCTGGTTTTTGTAAAGGTACGTAGTAATTACTACTATCATCCTCATCTCATCATGAATGAATCTGTCATATCACATATCACATATCACATACCTACTTTTTCATGCTTTCATTAGTTACTAAGTATTATATTCATCTTAGGAATATGATATTAATTGGAAatgaataaaactaaaataaacaaattgaaattttaatagagCAATTGATCTTAGATTTTATAAAACATtttgattttataaatattctaaAAAGTTTTTTTAACTCTGTTGAAATGTTATGTtagcttttatatatattttttttttgatagaaATTGGTTATTCTCTATACAAATTTGTTATATCtctcaaataattattaaaaaaatattttagttgaAATTTAACtcatacaattattatttttcataattttttcttataaaatttgtttatttatcgAATTTTTATCATATCCGAGAGCTATTTACCGAGATTAAGAAATTTACATGTATTTCTCTTTATTATCTATTTAGTCATAATagcttaattaaaaataatactaatattattaactttttaatatattattttaaaataaagttttgCAATATAtctttatataattaaaagaaaaataataagtatttaaatttatactaaaataaaattataaaggtTATGATTATTGATTTAAGATATCATTATAAATTTCAATTGATTAGTTGAAAAGGTAAGTTTTGAATGGGTGACATTCAGCTCCAAAACTAAGGATTAAGTTATTGGACTGCACTGTAAGTTGTTTATTAAGTCGTTGGACTGCACATAACAAATTGTCTCCTAAAATTGAGGTCTTTATTTTTCTGAGACTATGGACTTTGAGCATATTTGTCTAGACCCAGGGCAGACTCTAATGAACAGcaaaactcttttttttaaaaattaacagtACCGTAGTTAAgtgttttatatataattatttattatcaattaaattcttatattataatatttattgtgaatttaaattttttatttaattgtttactGCCAAGTTAatctttaattttaatatttaaaaactaatataaataaaatttgattgtatAAATGATCTTATAGCACAAACTTATTTTTTCATGCTTTGATTAGTTATATCATCTTAGAAATATGACATTGGAAATAAATGTTATAACAAAAGATGaaatacataaaatattatcttataaatgttataacaaatttttgtttcacaattttttttttaaagaatttgacatattttaaaataaaaatatgtaataATATAAAAACTATCTTTAATAAAAGTTGGAACAAAGGAGTTCATAATTTGATTTATGTAAATAGttattaattgaataaatatgttgaatttgacacatatatatataaatagacTCTTGTATGTAACcattaaaaagtaaaaataaaagcaatattaattgtattaataaattaaaaaaaaaaagatagttTTTTATTATGAGTTCAAcggctttgaattttttttaaaatcaaaagaatggaaaattcttaggtggacacatacctaagaaattgttttacacacaaccaattacagaattttaattaagtaaaaaaataaatactgatttttctctctccttTATAATCtgaaccaccccatgaatccaattaaaaccaaaattaaaataaaaataaatttaaaaaagactctttcttattggttgtgcctaacaatgtggatttagggtcgtgtccatgcaagaattgctaCAAAAGAAATTAGAAGTATGTGCTATAACCAATTATGCATGTTTTTATCACAGTTCACATACTTCAAATGTGGAGGACTCTCAGTTGGACTGAGTTGGGCTCACATCCTTGGAGATGCATTTTCAGCTTTTAACTTCATCACCAAATGGAGTCACACACTAGATGCTCAAGCTTCACCAAAATCTTTTCATATACCAAAAAATCTCACCAAACCTAAATTCTTATCAAATTCTATTTCTGATTATCCCATTTCTGTTAAAAAGGCAACACTTGTTGACAACTATTGGCTTCCTGCTAATGACAGTTATGTAGCTACTCACACTTTTTACATCACTTCCAAACAACTTCACCATTTGGCCACAACATTCACATCTACCAAAACCAgcacaaaatattttgaaattgttTCAGCTATGATATGGAAAAGTATAGCACAAATAAGAGGAGATTTTGGACCTAGGGTTGTGACAGTATCCACTACAAATATCTCTAACGGTGTTGAAAATGAATTTCCATCAAATGCTTTATTGTTGAGCAGAATTGAAACAAAAATTTCACCCGGTGAATCTAATCTATCAGAGTTAGTGAATCTGATAGCTGAGAATAAAATGAATGAGAATCATGTATTGGAAAAATTGTTGGAAGGAAGTGAAGGAAAAGGAGATTTTATTGTGTATGGTGCAAAATTAACATTTGTAGATTTGGAAGAAGGTGATTTTTATGGTGTGAAGATTAATGGAAAGAAACCTATAATGGTAAACTGTGATTTTCGTGGTGTAGGTGATGAAGGGGTTGTATTGGTTCTTCCTGGACCCGAAGATGATGATGGTAATAATGGAAGAATGGTAACAGTTTCACTGCCAGGAAAAGAACTCGACCAACTAAAATGTATACTAGAAAAGGAATGGGGTATACAATATTATTCACGTCTTGGATGATGATTTTATGAACGTGTAATGGGTCTATGTTGGAATTATTATTAAGTCCTacgcttatttgtttttgtttggtaccTCTACACATATATGTATGAGGGTTTAGTAAATTTATCTATTACAAATATTCATGGTCTTATTGTAAAAGTAATGTGATGTGGAAATCATTGAGGAAAGTATTGTGTTATGTATAATTTGAGTATGGTAAGATACTAAGATTAAATGGACAAAATACatgtaatttttataaaaaaaaattatttgcttGGGAAAtggatattaaatattttatagttttaAATGTGAGTATTGCTTTAATTACTAAttactaattttatgtttttgaattttaatagatcaagttcttttctaaaaaaaaaaaaaaaacttcaaagatATTTATCACATCCAAAAAAACTCGTgctaaatataaacaaaaataaaatacatatatatgtatattgaTATTCTTTAGAAAAACTTATAAAATAAGTCTacattatgaaaaaaaaaactatataaaattGGGGGCTAGGTCTAacccaataaaaaataaaaaataaaaaaataattaataaaaaatttcaaaaaattacataatttttttatcctTTCTAACTATGAGTCAATGTCCTATAAGTTTGTCGTCAATGTAACAAAAATACTTTTGAcatgttattttttttctctcagAGATCACTCATGTTAAAAGAATTTCATCTATAGTAGAACAATTGTGCGAATATTTAGGTACCATTTGGCCTGactttttattgatttattttctaatttaaagGAGAAGGAGGACCAAACAGTATTTAGAaaaaatttcttataaaaaagtgactttattttaagaataaaaatataattcaaGGAGTTTTTATTAAAGTTGTTGAAAGTTACTTAATAATAACTTTTCGAGTGAAGGTTCATTGTAGATtgtagtccctcacaaaaataaaAGTCCATATTAAATCCCTCACAAAATTTAACctagtcatgttagtccctctactaatatttctttcaaattgtttttttttacttttgaattgTGACTGGACTACTACTGAAGAcctattttagtccctcacaaaaaaggaaAAGTCCAAATTATTCCCTGAGAAAAAAAGTCtctatttaatcccttataaagtttaatcaagccatgttagtccatcttttagtaattttttcaaatcgattttttcttatttttaaactaTGACTGAACTCCTATTTTACGACTGTTGATTTAAAATCATTTGTGAAGGAATTATAGATAAATCATCGCGATACCACGATGTTCTTTTCTTTGTTGGGTTTATTATCAGGCTTCTGGGTGGGTGACTATGATTTTtcttgttatgtattcttgtgtattagaTGTTGTTATTGTTTTAGTTGTTAATGATCTTTAGGAAGGATTATTTTTGCTATTGGGGTGATTTAGGATAATTTCTTACTTTTGTACATAATACTTGTGACaaaaataatacacatggtatgttggaagaaaattggTTTATAGCATAtcccttaggttttgatgataacaaagtatttaatgaacaattaggtaTACTAACATATGTTCAAGTGTGCAAGATCATTAGTCAAAGAATTTACAGGGCTCTGAATCTGATAGGAATATATGAAGAGAAGCTTGAGACTCAAATCATGAAAGATTAGAATCTAATGACTCAAATTCTGAATGATAAGATTCCGATGTCTCACAACTAGGTAACTTAGATTTTGGTGGAAACTCTGGCTCTGAAGATCATGTGCAAAGGAATCCAACCTCTGACTCGTAATTAATTTCTGAAAGCATCTCTATCTTGTCAAGTCCATTCACGgtataaaaataaggaaaaattgtctgaaaaaaatattaaaagagagacTAACATGGCTTATTTAAATTTTGTAAGTGATTAAATAAGGACTTTTTTTCTCATGAACTAATTTAGACTCTCCATTTTTTGTGAGAGattaaaatgggtcttcactagCAGTCCAATCATGGttcaaaattaagaaaaaaacttatatgaaaaaaatattagtagagggactaacatgtctcggttaaattttttaagaaatttaataggttttttttctcagggactaatctgacctctgcagtttttgtgagggactaaaatggatcttcactctaACTTTTCAGAATATTTtcataactatatatatatatatatcttcaaaTCCCAGTAAATACAATTTATACTATcacattattataaattattgggttaatgaactttttggtccctctaaatattgcagatttcgtttttagtccctctaaaattttcctttaagaaatcgtcccttcaaaatttttcgtctaaactattggtccctaatttcaaatttgctagagattagctacgactttagccaccgattagctacgaaatttgacgttagggaccaatagttcggaagaaaaattttgaagggacgatttcttgaaggaaaactTTGGAGGGACTagaaacgaaatttgaaatatttaaagggacgaaaaatttcattaaccctaaattattttttaattcttcatTCCATCatacatttttataatttttttcatattaatttattttttatttaactcaaaaaaaattattcattcatGTGCCAACATTATCTTcacatattttcaaatatttataaaaaaatattcaattaattttCTTAACATATTTATATATTCTAGTaatatagtagtattttattttcatttgtaCTCATTTCTGTGTAAAAAATTTCtacttatatatttaatattttataatttttaaaagtatGAATAAAAATCAGTACTTTCACTGCAAATATTTTACATCAAATACTGTATTGAAATTAGacgaaaaatcatattttaatattttctaacttttatatatatatatatatatatatatatatatatatatatatatatatatatatatataaagcatatcaagtgagagcattttataatgagagatgagaggaataaatatcaaccactggattcatcaagagagagaatgttaatgcattaatgtggctattatattctctctcttgatgaatccaatgattgatatttgttcctctcatctctcattataaaatgctatatatatatatatatatatatatatatatatatatatatatatatatatatatatatatatatatatatatatatatatatatatatatatatatatatatatatatattcacaattTTACATATTTAATACACAGAATCATTACAGGCAAAGATGCCAATGTAGGACTAACCATGAGACAAGCTGAAGCCATGAGAGATTTAGAACAAATTCAATTATATGATTGGAACCATATAATAGAATTTTTACAAGACTTTTATGCCTTAGCAAGCACTTCAGGAAATTATTTTTCTACAGAATTAGGAGAAAAATTATTTACCAAATTACCAGGACCATTAGGTCACGAAATTCATGAAAATTGGAATAAATTAGAAGTTCATAATGAATTTGATAACATTGGAATAAGAATACAATACATTATTTctgaattaaaaaagaaatgtacttatattcaaattcaaacaagATTTAAAACAAAAGAATGCAGGGTTCTGTAAACAAATTTATACTCCCCAACAATATGGCAAGCATCCTGATGATAAAAATCAGAAGAATCAGCCTAGATTTAAAAGAAATTATGTAAAGAAAAATTACTTAAGAAAATCTAATGCCAGAAAACCGTATTTAAACAAGGAAAAACATGTTAGAAAATATAACCCTAACAAGACTTATAGAAATACAATTACTTGCTTTGTTTGTAGCAAACATGGACATTTATTTTCTGTTTGTCCaaacaaacaaaatttatttacaaGAGAATCAAATCTCATATCTACTATAAAAGAAGATATTTTAGAAATAACTTCAGATATTTCAGACAACTCTGAAATTTGGAGTATTTGCTCCCTAGAAGGAATAGAAAATGAAGAAATTGAAATTCCTTCCgaagatgaaaataataataattatat
Encoded proteins:
- the LOC131655388 gene encoding protein ECERIFERUM 2-like, whose product is MSPLPNLDTSRISTVVPATPRGEEKSEYNLNYMDLLMKLHYIRSIHLFDSEAVQDLSFSDFKPPMFPLLDSCSHVAGRVRISESGRPFIKCNDAGVRIAEWQCEKSLREWMDEKEYSIDGLVHDHVIGPDVEFSPLVFVKFTYFKCGGLSVGLSWAHILGDAFSAFNFITKWSHTLDAQASPKSFHIPKNLTKPKFLSNSISDYPISVKKATLVDNYWLPANDSYVATHTFYITSKQLHHLATTFTSTKTSTKYFEIVSAMIWKSIAQIRGDFGPRVVTVSTTNISNGVENEFPSNALLLSRIETKISPGESNLSELVNLIAENKMNENHVLEKLLEGSEGKGDFIVYGAKLTFVDLEEGDFYGVKINGKKPIMVNCDFRGVGDEGVVLVLPGPEDDDGNNGRMVTVSLPGKELDQLKCILEKEWGIQYYSRLG